The sequence below is a genomic window from Polaribacter vadi.
ATGTTCTTCCTTTTACAGCATTTATCAATAAACATTTTATCGGTTTTTAGCCCAGAACTTTTTAATGAAGTTTCTCATTTTATGGGAACAAATCCTGTAGTTCAGTTTGCATTACAACCTGTATTAATTTTTGCAGTTGTTTTTCACTTTGTAATGGGTTTTATTTTAGAAATAAGAAATTCAAGAGCAAGAAAAGTATCTTATGCAAAAAACAATGGAAGTGCAAATTCTTCTTGGATGAGCAGAAACATGATTTGGAGTGGCCTTACCATTTTAGCATTTATTGTATTGCATTTTATAGATTTTTGGTTTCCAGAAATCAATACAAAATTTATACAAGGAGATTGGTCAGGAACAATGGCTGGTGTAGATGGTTTTAGATATCATGAAGAATTAGTTCATAAATTTGTAAGTCCTTTAAGAGTTGGTGCTTATGTGCTTGCATTTGTCTTTTTAGGCTTGCATTTAGCACATGGTTTTGCATCTGCATTCCAATCTATGGGAGCATCAACAATCAGAAAGAGAAATTTACAAATATTTGGTAAAGCATATTCAATTATAATTCCAGCTGGTTTTATTTTTATTGCTTTATATCATCACTTAAACCATTAATCTTATATAATTATGGCTTTAGATTCAAAAGTACCACAAGGTCCGTTAAAAGATAAATGGACAGAATATAAAAATCACATTAATTTAGTAAATCCTGCTAACAAGCGTCATATAGATGTTATTGTTGTAGGTACAGGTTTAGCAGGTGGTTCTGCTTCTGCAACATTAGCGGAATTAGGTTACAATGTAAAATCATTTGCGTATCAAGATTCGCCAAGAAGAGCGCATTCAATTGCAGCACAAGGAGGAATTAATGCAGCAAAAAATTATCAAGGAGATGGAGATTCTACCTACAGATTATTTTACGATACTGTAAAAGGTGGAGATTATAGATCTCGTGAAGCAAACGTATATAGATTAGCAGAGGTTTCTGCAAACATTATCGATCAATGTGTGGCACAAGGAGTTCCTTTTGCACGTGATTATGGTGGTTTGTTAGATAACCGTTCTTTTGGTGGGGTTTTAGTTTCTAGAACTTTTTATGCTAAAGGACAAACTGGTCAACAATTATTATTAGGAGCTTATTCTGCAATGAACAGACAAATTGCTCGTGGAAAGATTGAAATGTTCAATCGTCATGAAATGTTAGATGTTGTTATTGTTGATGGAAAAGCAAGAGGAATTATTGCACGTAATTTAGTTACAGGAGAAATAGAAAGGCATTCTGCACATGCAGTTGTAATTGCTTCTGGTGGTTATGGAAATGTTTATTTCTTATCAACCAATGCAATGGGTTCTAATGTAACTGCTGCTTGGAAAATCCATAAAAAAGGAGCGTATTTTGCAAACCCTTGTTATACGCAAATTCACCCAACATGTATTCCACGTTCTGGAGATTATCAATCGAAATTAACATTGATGTCTGAATCTTTAAGAAACGATGGTAGAATTTGGGTTCCTAAACATTTAAAAGATGTAGAAGCTATAAAAGCAGGAACTTTAAAACCTACACAATTAAAAGAAGAAGATAGAGATTACTATTTAGAAAGACGTTACCCAGCTTTTGGAAACTTAGTACCAAGAGATGTTGCTTCTAGAGCAGCAAAAGAGCGTTGTGATGCAGGTTATGGAGTAAATGCAACTGGTGAAGCTGTATATTTAGATTTTGCTTCATCTTTTGTAAGATATGGAACAGAACAAGCAAAAATACACGGAATTGTAAATGCTACCGATGCAAAAATTAAAGAATTAGGTCAAGAGATTGTGAAAGCAAAATACGGAAACCTATTTCAAATGTATGAGAAAATTGTAGATGAAAATCCGTATGAAACACCAATGATGATTTATCCAGCTGTACATTATACAATGGGTGGTGTTTGGGTTGATTATAATTTGATGACGACAATACCTGGTTGTTATGCAATTGGAGAAGCTAATTTCTCTGATCATGGAGCAAACAGATTAGGAGCATCTGCCTTAATGCAAGGTTTAGCAGATGGTTATTTTGTATTACCATACACCATTGGAGATTATTTAGCTGATGATATTAGAACAGGAAAAATATCAACAGATACTCCAGAATTTGAAGCAGCAGAAAAAGAAGTTGCAGATAGAATTAAATTCTTTATCAATAATAAAGGAACACATTCTGTAGATTATTACCACAAAAAATTAGGAAAAATTATGTGGGATAAATGTGGAATGTCTAGAAACGCAGCAGGTTTAAAAGAAGCGATTCATGAAATCTCTGAACTAAGAACAGATTTCTGGAAAAATGTAAATGTTCCTGGAGATGATCATGAATATAATGAGCAATTAGCAAAAGCAGGTAGAGTTGCAGATTTCTTAGAATTAGGAGAATTATTTGCAAAAGATGCTTTGGTAAGAGAAGAATCTGCAGGTGGGCATTTTAGAGAAGAGTCTGCAGAAATTGATGGTCCACAAGAAGGAGAAGCTAAACGTGATGATGAAAATTTTGCATTCGTTTCTGCTTGGGAATACAAAGGTGAGCCAAAAGATGCAGTTTTGCATAAAGAACAATTAGAGTTTAACGATATTGAATTGAAACAACGTTCATATAAATAAAAAAGTCAATAAATGAATTTAACATTAAAAATTTGGAGACAAAAAGACTCAAGTTCAAAGGGTCAAATGGTAGATTATAAAGTTACTGAAATTTCAGAACACATGTCTTTTTTAGAAATGATGGATGTTTTGAATGAGCAATTAGTAAATGCTGGTGAAGAACCAGTAGCTTTTGATCATGATTGTAGAGAAGGAATTTGTGGTATGTGCTCTATGTATATTAATGGAGAAGCTCATGGACCAGACAGAGGCGTAACAACGTGTCAATTACACATGAGAATGTTTAAAGATGGAGATACTATAACTATAGAGCCATTTAGATCTGCTGCATTTCCAGTAATTAAAGATTTAGTGGTTAATAGAACTTCTTTTGATAGAATTCAGCAATCTGGAGGATATATTTCTGTAAATACTTCTGGAAATACGCAAGATGCAAACTCAATTCCTATTCCTAAAGTTGCTGCAGATACAGCAATGGATGCTGCAACTTGTATTGGTTGTGGAGCTTGTGTGGCTAGTTGTAAAAATGGATCAGCAATGTTATTTGTAGGAGCAAAAGTATCTCAATATGCTTTATTACCTCAAGGACAAGTAGAAGCTGCAGACAGAGTTAGAAATATGGTTGCACAAATGGATTTAGAAGGTTTTGGAAACTGTACAAACACTGGTGCTTGTGAAGTAGAATGCCCAAAAGGTATATCTTTAGAAAATATTGCAAGAATGAACAGAGAGTTAATGAAAGCTTCTATCTAATTATAATACTGTCAGTTTGAGTGATTTTTTCTTTTTTGAAAAATTGTATCGAGAACTTATTACAAAACCCAAAACTAATTTTAGTTTTGGGTTTTGCAGTTTATAATAGTATTTCTTTTTCCTTAAAACCCTTAAAATCTTTAAAAAAATCGCTAAGGTTTGCATCAAAAATTTTTAAGATGAATATAAAACATTAGGTAAAAAAAACACCTATGAAATTGCAAATGCCACACTTTCTTACAAAGGCGAAAATTCTGCTTGGAGCTATAAAATAACCTCTCAAAATGTGTTTAATGCACAATTTAAACAAAGCAATAGCTTTTCAGATTTTTTAATTTCAGATTGTAAAACCTTTATTTTACCAAGAATTGTGATGTTTAGTATTGGGTACAATTTGTAAACTAAAATTCTAATTTTTTAATTATAAAATTACCAATATTGATGCCTTGGGTTAAACCATTTTCAACTGCAGCATTGTAATGGATTCCTCCATAAATTCTGCTAATTGCAGCTTCTTTTGCAGCATCTCTAAACGATGTAAAACTTCTTGTTGGCAATCCGTAGGGAATTTCAGTTGTATCATCAAAAGCAAAATTATCTCCAAAAATATCAGTTAAAACTTCTGCTGAAGCTCCAGAAACAACAGAATGTCCACTTGTGTATTCAGGAAAAGGAGGCGTTTGTAATAATGGATACCAATCTTCATCAATATATTTATTAATTAAAGTTTCTGGCCTTATAAGGTTACTTCTATATTTTTCATCCCAACAACTTATAAAAGCATCTGTAATTGCAATGGAAGTTTTAGTGTATACAAAAACGGTTTTTTCAAAATCTGAATTACTCTTTTGAGTGGCTATTTTGCAAATACCAATCCAATGAGCACCTGGAGTTATTTTCTTAGAGGCAAACATAAAATGTCCTTTATTAACAACTACAAAAGGGTTACAATCCCAAAACTGGGCAATAGCAACTTCTTCAGAATCATTTCCTTTTTTTATAATTTCGTTCGTTAAATTATAAAGATCCATTAATTCTGTATGAAAAGGAGTTCCTTTTTCCATAGAAAATTTTGGAGGCGGAATTGGTTTAAACTGAGCAGCAGAATCTAAAACAAATGGTCGAATTTTACTCCAGTTAGGTTCGATACCTTGCATGTAAGCAGGAGGTGTTGGTTGCCATCTAGAAGCATCATCAGAATACACATTAAAAGCTGGCATAGTTCGGGTTTCTTTATACATATCTGCATGCATCCATTCTAAAATAGATTTAGAAATAGCTAATGCATATTTTTTTGAAGCTGTAAATTCTGTATTATTTTTTTGTTCCCAATTGTTATATAAACTATCTCTAAAAACAGTTATTTTTTCTTTGGAGAAAACAACTTCTTTGGCAACATCTAAATAAGCAATTAAGGCAGCTAATTGTTTGTTTGCCTTTTTATCAAAAGAAATAGTGGAAATATTTTTTAATTCATTTAGTTGGTTTTCTAAAGATTGATAAACACCATTTTCTGAATTTAAAACTTGGTAAGCAGCAATGTTTGGATAGGCGTAAATACGACTAGCAACTGGTGGAGAAAAAATATCGTGAATCATTACCTCCGTTAATTTATCTACCATTAAATGATAGTCGTTTGGAGTAATTCTAATAGACTCTTTGTTACAAGATAAAAAAGAAAATAAAAATATGAATAGGATAAAACGTGAGAGAAATTGCATTGTTAATTTTTATAAGTGTAAGTTTTTAAACTATCGTTATTAGCAATGATTAATAAAACATTTTTATCTTTCATTTTTATAACAGCTGTTTCTTTTACTTGATTATTAAAAGGTTTTAAGCCCATTTCAGAAACTGGTTTCACATCATCTTTAGAAGCCATTAAAAAGCCTTTTAAAGATTTATAACCTCCATGATAGGTATTTACTTTTAAAGAATTTCCGCTTATTAAAAGTTGTTTTTGTTTGTTTATTTCTATTTCAGAAAAAGAGGTAATTGGCGCCACTTGTAATTTTGCAATAAATGGAACGAAGTTCTTAAAAGTACCATTTTCGTTTTCCAAATACCCTGAAGAAAGAATATCTATACTGCTTTTTTTAGCGTCTTTTAAAACATCTGCTCCAAAAATGGTTTCTATAGATTGTAATGCAAAATCTGTGTGATTTAAAAATTTCTTACTAATAAAATTCATTTGAGAAGAAAGCTCATCTTTTGTTTGTAAAGGATAGTAATTGTCGCCAATTTTATAAGCGATGATACTTTCTTTTTTTCCGTTTTTATCAAAATCTCCATGATATAAATAAATAGGATTTTCAATATATTTTGAGAAACGATTGTTCTCTCCCCAATTTCCTAAAACAATATCCTGGTCACCATCTAAATCAACATCAAAAGTAGCAATGCTTTGCCAAAGACCATTCAAGTTATTTGGCATTTCTTGTAATGTTAAATTTCCGTTTTTGTTAATATAAATTTTAGGAGAATCCCATTCTGACACAATTAGCAAATCTTTTTGATTATCGTTATTTATATCGCTCCAAATTGCATCTGTAATTCTACCATTAAAAATAAATTTTAAACCAACGTTAAAGTTACCATTATCATTGGTTAAAATTGCTGAATTTACTGTTGCTCCAAAACTATCAGGATTCGATAAATTACCAATAAACAAATCATCATTTCCATCAGTGTTATAATCATAAGCAATTACTGTAGAGGTATTTAAAGGATTTAACATCATTTTTTTATTATTCTTAACAAATGTGCCATTTCGATTGATGTACAATCTGTCAATCTCAAAGTTTTTATTTCTGCTTTTGTTTACACCACTTGCAACATACAAATCTAAATCACCATCATTATCAGCATCAAAAAAAACAGCATCATTATCTTCGAATTTTGCATCTTTTTCAAATTGATTTTGTGTTGATTTTTTAAATGATTTTCCGTTATTTAAATATAAAGTAGCAGTTTGTCCAGAAGCGCCACCAATAAAAATATCATCAAAACCATTTTTATCAACATCACCAATAGCAAAAGCAGGTCCTAAAGTGGATATTTTATAAGGAATTAAACGTTCGTTAAAAAAGTCGTTATAGGTATCTTCTTCGTGTTTATAAGAAATTAATTTTTCTTCACTAAAAAAAGTTAGTGGTTTCTCAACTTTTTCATTTTTTAGAACAGCTAGTTCACTATTATAATCGATTTTTAAAAGCTGGTTTGCTTGTAAATTCTCAATTTTTTGATGCATTAAATTTGGCCAAACAATAACAATAGAATCAATTTTAGAAATACTACCTAGTCCAAAATTTACTTTTGCTTCAGTAGATGATAAAAAACCTCTCGACTTAAAAACTTGTTTAGATTGTTTTGTGCCATTGGCGTATAAAAACACTTTAGCACCAATAGCTTCCTTATTTTTTTCTTGATATTTTAATTGAATTGTGGTGTAATTTTTTGTGCCATTTGTTGTGTTTTCAAAAACGCTAGCGAATTCATTTACATTATTGGTAACAAGATCTAAATCGCCATCTAAATCTAAATCTACATATAAGGAACCGTTAGAAAGTGATGGTGTTTTCTCAATCCAACTACCTGTTTTTTCTTTAAATTGATTCGAATTACCTTCAAATATTTGATTCGGAACTTTTCCACTAGGCATTTCATTAATTGACTTATACAACCAATCTAACCCTTTTTGTTGTCCATATTTTTTGAAGGTACTAGATACATATTTTTTAAAATCTAAACCATTTGGTCTTCTTAAAATACCATTAGAAATAAATAAATCTTGATGTCCATCATTATTAAAATCAGCAAAAAGTGGAGCCCAACTCCAATCTGTATCTGCAACTCCATTAAAAAGGGCTGTTTCATAAAAATAATTTTTAGATGTATTTATCTGAAGCATATTTCTAGAATATTGGTCTTTATAACCTAAATCTTTAAGATTAGTCTGCATATTTAACATAGCATCATCACCTTCAGTTTCTTTTAACCATTTTTCTTCATTTGGCAACATATCTAAAGTAATGATGTCTTGCAAATCATCTCCATTAATATCAGCAGCATCACTACCCATAGAAAAACGACTAATGGTAGAAAATGATTGATCTAGAGTTTCAGAAAATGTTCCATCTTTTTGGTTAATATAATAATAATCATCTTCATGAAAATCGTTACAAACATAAATATCATCCCAACCATCATTATTAAAATCTGCAATAGAAGCACTTAAACCATATCCATTTACGCCACCAAAAATATTCGCTTTTTCACTTACGTCTTTAAATTTTCCATTGTTGTTTTGCATTAAAACATCACCAGTCAAAGCAACTCTTTTATTTCTTTGTGATGCTTTTCCATGAGATAAACTTGTATGAACTGCGTGGTTTACAATATAAACGTCTAAATCACCATCTTTATCATAATCAAAAAAGTAAGCTTGTGTAGAATATCCTTTAAAATCTAAGCCATATTCTTTGGCTTTTTCAGTAAAAGTTCCATCACCATTATTGATAAATAATTCATTATGACCTTTAAAATCTAATAATTCTGAAACTACACAGACGTAAATATCTAATAAACCATCGTTATTAATATCTACCATTGTTGTTCCAGTGCTCCAATCAGAACTTCCTTTTACATTTGCTTTTTCTGTAATATCCTCAAACGTTAAATTTCCTTTATTGAGGTATAATTTGTTTTCATTTTGATTAGAAACAAAATACAAATCTGGTAAGCCATCATTATTTATATCGCCTGCAGAAACACCTCCACCATTATAAAAATAGATGTAATTTATAATACTATGTTGCGCATCTTCTGTTAGATGATTTTTAAAGTTTATTTTGGTTTTAGAATTTGGGATTTTATTTAAAAGGTAATCTTGATGTATATTTTCATCTTCGTTTTTACAACTAAAACTGATTAATATCAATGAAAATAAAATCAAAAAAGGTAGTTTTTTCGACATATTTGCTAAAAAATGATTGGTTTTCACAAATATATAAAATTATGTTAACATAATTTTAACAAAATTAACATTTGTTACTTCCTCCCAAAATCTGCAGGAATTTCTCCCCAAGCTTTGGTTTCCCATTTTAAGATTGGGTTTTTAAAGGTATTTTCTTTTAGCCAGTTTTCAGCTCTTTTAATGAGTTCTAAAAGATCATTATTGGAAGCATCAAAATGAAGATTCGTTTTACATTTCTTTTGACGGATCCAGCTCATGGCAATTTTAGAATCCGAATAAATAGGTAAGTTATGCTGATTTTTACTTTTTAAGAGCGCAATTCCATGCACCAAAGCTAAAAATTCACCAATATTATTGGTACCTCTTTTAAAAGGTCCTTTTATGAAGATTTGCTGCTTATTATTCGTTAAAACACCTCTATATTCCATTTTACCAGGATTACCAGCGCAAGCAGCATCAACAGAAATACTCTCTAAAATAGGTCTCCCATATTTCTCTTTTTCTAAAGATGATAAAGTTGGTTTGGTCG
It includes:
- a CDS encoding succinate dehydrogenase cytochrome b subunit; translation: MSGFFKSSIGRKVAMALSAFFLMFFLLQHLSINILSVFSPELFNEVSHFMGTNPVVQFALQPVLIFAVVFHFVMGFILEIRNSRARKVSYAKNNGSANSSWMSRNMIWSGLTILAFIVLHFIDFWFPEINTKFIQGDWSGTMAGVDGFRYHEELVHKFVSPLRVGAYVLAFVFLGLHLAHGFASAFQSMGASTIRKRNLQIFGKAYSIIIPAGFIFIALYHHLNH
- a CDS encoding fumarate reductase/succinate dehydrogenase flavoprotein subunit: MALDSKVPQGPLKDKWTEYKNHINLVNPANKRHIDVIVVGTGLAGGSASATLAELGYNVKSFAYQDSPRRAHSIAAQGGINAAKNYQGDGDSTYRLFYDTVKGGDYRSREANVYRLAEVSANIIDQCVAQGVPFARDYGGLLDNRSFGGVLVSRTFYAKGQTGQQLLLGAYSAMNRQIARGKIEMFNRHEMLDVVIVDGKARGIIARNLVTGEIERHSAHAVVIASGGYGNVYFLSTNAMGSNVTAAWKIHKKGAYFANPCYTQIHPTCIPRSGDYQSKLTLMSESLRNDGRIWVPKHLKDVEAIKAGTLKPTQLKEEDRDYYLERRYPAFGNLVPRDVASRAAKERCDAGYGVNATGEAVYLDFASSFVRYGTEQAKIHGIVNATDAKIKELGQEIVKAKYGNLFQMYEKIVDENPYETPMMIYPAVHYTMGGVWVDYNLMTTIPGCYAIGEANFSDHGANRLGASALMQGLADGYFVLPYTIGDYLADDIRTGKISTDTPEFEAAEKEVADRIKFFINNKGTHSVDYYHKKLGKIMWDKCGMSRNAAGLKEAIHEISELRTDFWKNVNVPGDDHEYNEQLAKAGRVADFLELGELFAKDALVREESAGGHFREESAEIDGPQEGEAKRDDENFAFVSAWEYKGEPKDAVLHKEQLEFNDIELKQRSYK
- a CDS encoding succinate dehydrogenase/fumarate reductase iron-sulfur subunit produces the protein MNLTLKIWRQKDSSSKGQMVDYKVTEISEHMSFLEMMDVLNEQLVNAGEEPVAFDHDCREGICGMCSMYINGEAHGPDRGVTTCQLHMRMFKDGDTITIEPFRSAAFPVIKDLVVNRTSFDRIQQSGGYISVNTSGNTQDANSIPIPKVAADTAMDAATCIGCGACVASCKNGSAMLFVGAKVSQYALLPQGQVEAADRVRNMVAQMDLEGFGNCTNTGACEVECPKGISLENIARMNRELMKASI
- a CDS encoding vanadium-dependent haloperoxidase, which translates into the protein MQFLSRFILFIFLFSFLSCNKESIRITPNDYHLMVDKLTEVMIHDIFSPPVASRIYAYPNIAAYQVLNSENGVYQSLENQLNELKNISTISFDKKANKQLAALIAYLDVAKEVVFSKEKITVFRDSLYNNWEQKNNTEFTASKKYALAISKSILEWMHADMYKETRTMPAFNVYSDDASRWQPTPPAYMQGIEPNWSKIRPFVLDSAAQFKPIPPPKFSMEKGTPFHTELMDLYNLTNEIIKKGNDSEEVAIAQFWDCNPFVVVNKGHFMFASKKITPGAHWIGICKIATQKSNSDFEKTVFVYTKTSIAITDAFISCWDEKYRSNLIRPETLINKYIDEDWYPLLQTPPFPEYTSGHSVVSGASAEVLTDIFGDNFAFDDTTEIPYGLPTRSFTSFRDAAKEAAISRIYGGIHYNAAVENGLTQGINIGNFIIKKLEF
- a CDS encoding VCBS repeat-containing protein; this translates as MSKKLPFLILFSLILISFSCKNEDENIHQDYLLNKIPNSKTKINFKNHLTEDAQHSIINYIYFYNGGGVSAGDINNDGLPDLYFVSNQNENKLYLNKGNLTFEDITEKANVKGSSDWSTGTTMVDINNDGLLDIYVCVVSELLDFKGHNELFINNGDGTFTEKAKEYGLDFKGYSTQAYFFDYDKDGDLDVYIVNHAVHTSLSHGKASQRNKRVALTGDVLMQNNNGKFKDVSEKANIFGGVNGYGLSASIADFNNDGWDDIYVCNDFHEDDYYYINQKDGTFSETLDQSFSTISRFSMGSDAADINGDDLQDIITLDMLPNEEKWLKETEGDDAMLNMQTNLKDLGYKDQYSRNMLQINTSKNYFYETALFNGVADTDWSWAPLFADFNNDGHQDLFISNGILRRPNGLDFKKYVSSTFKKYGQQKGLDWLYKSINEMPSGKVPNQIFEGNSNQFKEKTGSWIEKTPSLSNGSLYVDLDLDGDLDLVTNNVNEFASVFENTTNGTKNYTTIQLKYQEKNKEAIGAKVFLYANGTKQSKQVFKSRGFLSSTEAKVNFGLGSISKIDSIVIVWPNLMHQKIENLQANQLLKIDYNSELAVLKNEKVEKPLTFFSEEKLISYKHEEDTYNDFFNERLIPYKISTLGPAFAIGDVDKNGFDDIFIGGASGQTATLYLNNGKSFKKSTQNQFEKDAKFEDNDAVFFDADNDGDLDLYVASGVNKSRNKNFEIDRLYINRNGTFVKNNKKMMLNPLNTSTVIAYDYNTDGNDDLFIGNLSNPDSFGATVNSAILTNDNGNFNVGLKFIFNGRITDAIWSDINNDNQKDLLIVSEWDSPKIYINKNGNLTLQEMPNNLNGLWQSIATFDVDLDGDQDIVLGNWGENNRFSKYIENPIYLYHGDFDKNGKKESIIAYKIGDNYYPLQTKDELSSQMNFISKKFLNHTDFALQSIETIFGADVLKDAKKSSIDILSSGYLENENGTFKNFVPFIAKLQVAPITSFSEIEINKQKQLLISGNSLKVNTYHGGYKSLKGFLMASKDDVKPVSEMGLKPFNNQVKETAVIKMKDKNVLLIIANNDSLKTYTYKN
- a CDS encoding ribonuclease H1 domain-containing protein — encoded protein: MSKKKKFYVVWNGRKTGVFTSWKVVKKQVDGFENAQYKSFSSLDEAEIASKKKYDDYKGKNTTKPTLSSLEKEKYGRPILESISVDAACAGNPGKMEYRGVLTNNKQQIFIKGPFKRGTNNIGEFLALVHGIALLKSKNQHNLPIYSDSKIAMSWIRQKKCKTNLHFDASNNDLLELIKRAENWLKENTFKNPILKWETKAWGEIPADFGRK